In Gimesia panareensis, the genomic window CCGGCACAATTACGCGTCAAGATCGCCACCCCCCTCAAGTCAACCGTGGGTGAAACAGCCCGTTACACCTACATCTACGAAACCCCCAAGAACTATCGAACGACACCTGCAGAGTTACCCGACAATCTTCCTGAGGGGGTGCGCAAAATTACGGGTGGAACCGACACCAAGGTGGTCATCCGAAACGAAATCGTGCAGGCATATCAGGCACGGTATGAAGTCCGGGATATCAGTGGGGAAGAGAGGACCGTACTTCTGAGCGTGGTCGATAACTCCGAAACGGAAGAACTCAAAAAACTGGCACTGGCGACGATCGACGTGGAGTATCTGAAGATCCTGACAGAGAACGCCGGGTCCGGGGTTTACGCCGGACTGAAGCCGATGAACCTGGACGGTGCGATTCAACAGGTGGCGATCTCTCGCAACACCACGGGCGGGATGACAACCACCATCTCGCGTAATTCCGAAGTCGACATCTACGTTCCCACGTTCGATGAACGACAGCGGAACCAGGACCTGAAAGAGATGATCAAGGCTCACAACGAAACCGTCGACACCACGCAGCAAGTCAACACAAAGGGGGATTGATGTTTAATTCAGCACAAAGCAGCCCCGGACAGTGGTTCACCTGCATCAACGTTGGCGACGACTACGAGGCGAAGGACGACCGCCGCAAGGACAAGAACCTCACGATTCCGAGACACTCACTGGTGGAGATCGTTGGTGTCAGGCTGCAGGGGGAGACCACGGACAACATCTCCAGTGCCGATCACTTCGTTCTTGAGGTCCGCCTGCCTGTCGGAGGTTCAGTGGCGGGGCAGGACGAACCCGAAGACGAAGATGAAAACGTCCCCCAGTATGTCACCACCAGAAAGAATTTCGCATTCACCGGCCCATCCTCGATCGATAAACTGCGGTACGGCCGCCTGACGTTCCCTCCCTGCCTCTGTCGCTTTGAGGGTGATGTAGGCGACACAGCGAAGATTCAGGGTAGGTACGTCAGGCCCGAGAAATCCGATTTGCCAGTCGCGACACTGGATCTCTACGAAAGCCTGTTTGGCAACGGTACTCTGCAGCAACTGGTTGGCGATCCGAAGGGGCATCTGAAACTCCCTGACGTCGATTTCATCCAGAAGCATTTGCCGTGCTGGAACGCGTCGGGGATTTACAAGTACCATACTGGAGAGAAGACAAAAGGGAAGCCCGACGACAAAGACTCAACGAAGAACCTACTCGCAATCATCACACCGGCAGAGCAAAACCCGCCATCCGGTGTGATCTTCCTGACAAAAGAACCGGTCACGAATCAGACCTTTCAGGCAGGCAACGTCGCGGTCGACCTGCTGGAGTATGTCGACCCGAGCAGCCCCGGGTGGAATCATAAATTCCTGCTCGATTTTTCGGGTGTGTTCGGGCACGAATACGCATTCTCGATCACTGACGGCTACGGCACAACAATCGGGCCGTTCATCATCACAACGGATGGCAGTGACATCAAGGCTGCTCTTGAATCATTGTTCTGGGTGGGTGAAGACAACGTTACTGTTCACACGCCAGGGCCGCTGACGGGGCGATTCATTATTGAGTTTGTCGGAGAGCTATCCGGCGTTCGCGTTCCGCAGCTCTACTGGCAGCGCGTCGTGATTGAAAGTACTCCGCCGGCGAATCTACTGGGCGGCGTCCCGGAAATCCCGCCGATCACTCAACAGACCTTGATTGAGTACGATTACAGAATATTACCCGGTACTCACTCTGTTCAGATCACTCCAGCATCTCGACCGATGACGCGGGCGCAATTGTGGTACGGATATAACTTTGGGGTCGACACCCCCAACTGGAACTACGGCTGGGGATTTTACCCCGGTGGCGGCTACGACTATTACGGTGGGTACGGTGGCGGGCCGTTCGGTTATTACGGTGGATACTATTGGAATAACTACGGATTAGGGGGATCGTTTTACAACGGGTATTATGGGCCTTATGGCAATTACACTTATCTTCTAGACGGTCCGTTTAACAGAGACGAAGACGGAAACGTGGTGGGAGAATCCCTGCTGGGAGACGACGGTTTGCCAACAGATATCCGTTACAACCAGTACGGCTACAATCAATATGGATTCGACGTGGACGGGATCGACCCCGCCGGTTTCGATGTCAATGGATTAAATTCAGACGGTGAAACGTGGGGCTACTACGGAGTGTGGGGACACCTTCACACAGGCGTGTATCACGCGAATCACAAAAACGATCACGGCGTTATCAACCGTGCAACGAGCAACGTCTTTCAGCATATCGCCGCCGGCTCCTTTGGCGTCGCGACATGGGTGAAGGGCGGCGGTTACGTTGTGACCGAGATCGAGAACCGTGAGTTCTGGCTGGACACGAACGGCGAGCCAGCGAGGTTAGCCGCTTACTAAATAATTCATGTAAAAGAAACATCAGACAATGCAACAAGACGCGGGAATCCTGTATACGTTAAGCCAGTTTCGCCGATTCGACAGCAGTGAAGTAGAGGCAGCACAGTTCAGCGAGCGGATATTTGCGTGCAACAACTGCCCCAGGAGAGTCGGACCACGCTGTCGGTCCAACGGTTCAAATTGTGCTGACTTCGCAAAGCTGCAGGCAAACCACTGCCAGGCATGGGATGGCAAAGAGCCGCCACCGGTTCCTGTCCAGTCCGCCCCGAAACCCCACCACTCAAGACGCACTGAGAGATCAACGACCGTTCGGTCGCGTCGCCCGGAAGTCAAGAGCCTTGCGGTTGTCTCGTGCTATTTTAACCCCCTGTCTGATCCAAGAATGGCGGAAAATGCGCGGCGCTTTCGTGATTCAATCGAAGTGCCGGTGCAATTCTGTGAGTTGTCGTTTGATGGTGAATTCCTGTTTTCCGATTCGATCAGGATCAGCGGCGATGACTCCGCGCGTTTCATCTGGCAGAAGGAGCGGCTGCTGAATATCGTAATGGAACAACTTCCGGAAACAGTCGATGCGGTGGCTATCGTTGATGCCGACCTGATCTTTCAAAACCGCAACTGGTTCCGGGTCACGCTTCAGAAACTGCGGCACGCTGACATCGTCCAATGCTTCGATTTAATCGAGTACGAAACCGAGACGGGAAGCGTTGAGAAATCTTATCCGAGTTATGCAAAATCGTCCCAGGGAAATCCGGGAATGCCGGGCGGTGCGGTGGCGTTCCGACGATCTGTTCTTAGACAGGGCGGTCTTCATGAAGAGAATATTCTCGGCGGTGGCGACAGTGTGATGCTGAGACACTGGGAGAAAAGCGGATTCAAAATCGATAGTGTGCCTGGAGTTGTGCGGCACCTTTTTCATGGCGCGCACGGAGATCGACAGCAGTTGAGTCGATATGATGTTTTGAAAGCTGCGGAGTTTGATTTTGAGAGGCACATCAACAGTGATCCTGGCAAGCCATTGACGTGGTCGAGTGCCGAGGGTTCTCGTGAAGTCCGACGGGTGGCGCAACGTTTTTTTGAATCTCGTTCCGGAAAGACGGCGAGCCCGGAAAAACCGATCCCCATAAAGCCGCCCCAATCACCAGCAGCCGGCAGAAAGATCAATAACCTGGCTGTCGTCGCCTGCCACTTCAATCCTTGCGGCTACAAAATGCCGGTGCGGAACGGTCACGAATTCCTGGAGCGTCTTGGCGTTCCGGTAACAGTGGTCGAGCTGTCGTTTGATGGGAAGTTCGAATTCGATGCCGAGCACAAAATCATTGGTGATCTCACAAAATCATTTATGTGGCAGAAAGAACGGCTGCTGAATATCGGGATTCACTCTCTGCCGGCAGACGTGGATGCGGTCGCCTGGATTGACATGGACGCGATCTTCCAGAATCCGAACTGGTACGAGGACACAAAAAAACATCTGGAGACTTACCCGATTGTGCAGCTGTACGAGCGAGTTGACTTCTTCGGTCCCGACCGAACAGTGACGAGCCAGTCGAACAGCTGGGCCTATAACTGGAGCAACGGTCTCAATGGGCAGGTTTTCGGCACGCCGGGATTCGCCTGGGCAGCACGACGCGAGGCAATCCCCTGGGGCATCTACGACAAAGACATCGTGGGAGGCGGAGACTGTCACGCGGTCGCTGCATTCGTCAAAGAACGCAAGTGGGTCGAGAAACAGTACTCATCACTCAAGCGGCCCGCTGCTGACTTCGATGCCTGGAAAGCGAAGCAGTACCCTCTGATCGATGGCCGGATCGGCTGCGTTCCTGGAGCCGCTTTTCATCTTTATCACGGCACCCGGGAAAAACGCCAGTATGGAGATCGGCTGCAGATTCTCAGGAACCACAATTTCTGTATCTCAGATATCAAAATTGGTGAAAGCGGCGCGTGGGAATGGGCGTCTTACAAGCCAGGACTGCACCAGGATATTCGGGATTATTTCCTGAACCGGGAAGAAGACTCATGAGCTACTGGGACGGCAGAAAAGATCTGAACTATTACCAGACCGTCAGGGAGTGGCTGGGGCCATTCAGCGGGACCCTGCTGGATGTTGGCTGTGCTGATACTCCCGTTGCTCAATGGGGTAATTTCGGGAAACGATATGCCGTCAACAATCGACCGTTCCCGGATCTGTCTGGTGTGGAATGCATTGAAGCTGACTGGATGGAAACTGAGTTGCAGGCCGACGTCATCACCTGCCTGCAGGTGATTGAGCACTTCGAAACGGACTTTCTGAGAGAGTTTGTCGCCAAGATCTTCCGGAGCTGTCAGGTTGCCATTATCAGCGTGCCGTACCTGTGGTCCGCTGGATCTTGTCCCGGTCATCATCAGGACCCGATCGACGTCAGAAAATTCCTGGATTTAACGAACCGAGAACCGGTCAAACTAGAGATCGTCACAGACTCCAGCTGCCGACGTCTCATTGCCCTGTTTGAGAGCGAGTAATGGAAAAGCAGAATACCGATTTTTACAACCGGAAGTACTCCGAAGGCGACTTCAATTACGATCCGATGGTCGAACGGTCCTGGCTGGAAAAGCACATCGTCAATCGTTTTGGGTTGAGCCTCGGGGACAGGGTGCTCGATTTAGGCTGCGGAAAGGGCCTGCACGCCGCTCTGCTGTCGAGTTTCGGATTACGGGTGTTCGGCATCGAGCCGTCGTTCCAGGGCGTTATGGGGGCAATAGAGCGGGGATCGAAGGCAATTTTCATCCGTGACAGTGCGTCTGCTCTGGAACACTATTTTGACGAGAACGAATTCGACCTGATCTTTTGCCGGGGGATGAGTTGGTACCACCGAGAGTTAGATCAACTCTGCCCGGACACGGGTATTGATGTCCGCGAGGCGACGGGAGATTTCTTCAAGTACATCAAACCGGGCGGGCTGCTCGTTCTGCAGATCTGCACAGACTTCTCAGGTTATAACCCCAATAAGGATGCGTACAACAACCGACTGTCGAGCTACCTGGATTTATTTCAGCTACATGGGGAAATCGTCCATGTCACAAACTGGGCTGGGACTCCACTGACCAGCGATGAACAGGCGGCGAAGGTCAAGGGAGGAATCGTGATTGCTACGCGAAAAGTAAACTGCAGCCATCCGGGTCAACAATTCCATTGAAAAAAGTCTTATCGGGGTGTTACGAATGGACAACTACAGTCGCCGGTTTCGTTAATGTAGTGCATGCC contains:
- a CDS encoding methyltransferase domain-containing protein → MSYWDGRKDLNYYQTVREWLGPFSGTLLDVGCADTPVAQWGNFGKRYAVNNRPFPDLSGVECIEADWMETELQADVITCLQVIEHFETDFLREFVAKIFRSCQVAIISVPYLWSAGSCPGHHQDPIDVRKFLDLTNREPVKLEIVTDSSCRRLIALFESE
- a CDS encoding class I SAM-dependent methyltransferase, yielding MEKQNTDFYNRKYSEGDFNYDPMVERSWLEKHIVNRFGLSLGDRVLDLGCGKGLHAALLSSFGLRVFGIEPSFQGVMGAIERGSKAIFIRDSASALEHYFDENEFDLIFCRGMSWYHRELDQLCPDTGIDVREATGDFFKYIKPGGLLVLQICTDFSGYNPNKDAYNNRLSSYLDLFQLHGEIVHVTNWAGTPLTSDEQAAKVKGGIVIATRKVNCSHPGQQFH